From the genome of candidate division KSB1 bacterium:
GCCTCCTTTAAATCCTTCGGCGAGGTCACCCGCGGCCGGCGCGGCGGAGAGCGCCTGATGCAACACCTGCAAAACGATACGCGCGTGAAGCGCCGTCTGGCGGTCACGCAGGCGCCCAATGGTTACGACACTTTCGATCTCTCCGGCAAGGTGCTGGTGGCGCTCGGTGCGGCGCAGGAACTCATGCTGGCGCAGCAAAGCAACCGCCAGCGGGAGGTGCCGCGCTATGATGTCTATGAAGCGCAGACCGACTCACTTTGGCAGTATGCGCCGCAGGAGCGCGATTTGTCGTATCTGAGGTGGCGCGGTCTATATCGCACTTTTTTGTTTGATGCAACCACCCTGACGCTCTCCCGCCACCGCCAGTTCGAGCGCCGCGTGCGTCTGGGATTCGGCAGCACCACGGAGAATCATGACCAATACCAGGTTGTAACATACGGATTGCAGGTGCAGTTCAATAAGATCGCCGCCGGCCGGCATCATGTGCTTTATGGCGGCGAGTTTTATCATGATGCGGTCCGGGCGCATTCGCAGCAGATCTCGCTTGCCACCGGCGGGCGCACCGTGCGCAGTCCGCTTTATCCGGAAGGCTCGTCGTTTCGCAGTCTGGGATTGTTCTTGCAGGCGGAGCTGGCATGGACGCCGCGCTCGACTGTGATCGCCGGCCTGCGATGGAGCGCTTATCGTCTGCAGACACCGGCACGCGATGAGGCCGGGCTGGCCGCCGTCACACAAACTCCGGAAGCGCTGACAGGCAGTCTGAGCCTCAAACATGCACTTTCCGGGAGGGTGAATTTGGTGGCGAATTTGGCGCAGGGTTTTCGTGCTCCCAATCTGGATGATCTCAGCCGGCTGGGCCGCGGCAAGGGCGACCTGATTTACGAAGTGCCGAATCCCGCTCTTCAACCGGAGCAATCGCTCAGCCTCGATGGCGGGATCAAGCTTCACGCCGAGCGCGTGCAGGCCAACCTGATCGTTTATTACAACTGGCTGACAAATTTGCTTGTTCGGCAGCCGACGCTGTTTGCCGGCCGGCCCTTCCTCGTCGAGGGAACGGACACGCTCGCGGTTTACCACAAAGCCAACGCCGGCCGGGCCTATACCACCGGTTTCGAAGTCGAAGCCGAGGTTGGACTGGCGCGTCATCTGGCGGCATTCGGCAATCTGAGTTATACATATGGTCAGAACCTGTCGCAGCGGGAACCGCTGCCGGCGATACCGCCCATGCTGGGGTTGCTGGGCTTGCGTATCGAGCAACGCCGCCTGCAGGCGGAAGTTTTTCTCCGTTTTGCCGGAGCACAAAACCGCCTGGCAGGAGAGGACAAGGAAGACTTGCGCATCCCGGAAGGTGGCACGCCCGGCTGGTGGACGCTCAATGCCCGCGCCAGCCTGACGCCGGCCGATCTGCTTGAATTCAAGTTTGGGTTGAGCAATATCCTTGATTGGAATTATCGCGAACACGTGAGCGGTTTCAATGCGCCCGGCCGCAATTTCATGGCAGGCGCAGTGGTTAAGTTTTGAGCCAGGCACGGCGTAATGCCTCAGTTACGTTTGAGGACGCAGCGCAGACCTCCTGTCGGCAGGCAGGGCTGCCTGCGCTACGCCGGAGTCTACCGGCACGGCTGGCGAGGCGGCAGGCTCTGCCACCGGCATGACAGCGATGCCGTGCAGCCTGCTGACGGCAAAAAGACTGTTGGTTTGACATGAGCGGTGCCGACCTGCCGCAGGGTGGAACATGGCTGCGGCGGGCAGGGGTGACCGCACGAATTCAAAATCATCTTTGGCACGCAGAAAGGAGTTCAATGTTGGAACGTACGCTGGCAATTTTGAAGCCGGATTGTGTCTCGGCTGGGAAAATGGGCAAAGTTTTGGCGCGTATCGAAGCCGCGGGTTTTCGCATTCTGGCCATGAAAATGGTACGCCTGACACCGGAAACCGCCGGCAAATTTTACGAGGTGCACAAGGAACGCCCCTTCTATAAAGATCTGGTCAGCTTCATGTGCAGCGACCGTGTGGTGCCGCTGGCGTTGGAAAAAGAAAATGCGGTGGCCGACTTTCGCAAGCTGATCGGCGCCACCGATCCCGCACAGGCCGAGCCCGGCACTATTCGCAAGGATTTTGCAACGAGCAAGCAAAACAACATCGTGCATGGCTCCGATTCACCGGAAAATGGCCGGCTGGAAGTCGCGTTCTTCTTCTCGGAAAAGGAGCTGTTGGAAACAATGTGAGGTTGCGGCCGCCCGCCGGGCTGATGGGCCGGCCCGGGGGATAACAGATCACTGCCGGCCCTCTCTTGCTGGTTGGCAAGCGTCGGAGGCAGGCTGGTGACCGGCCGCTCCTGCAGCATGGCTGCTGCCACCTGCCTGTTGCAGCAGGCCGCAGCATGGCTGGCCGCGCCACCGCCGTGGGATTCGCCCCATCGCAAAGGAAGCCGGCTCACATGGCTTCAGCAGCGATCAGGTGGATCACTGCCGCGGCTGTAACCGTGCTGGCAGTGATTGTCACCAACGGGTTTCGGTGTTGACAGCAGCAGAAAACCGTTTCTGAGAGACCGCGACCGGCGGCCGCAATCTTCGATGTGTCATCTCAGCCCGGCACGATTCCGCCGGTGGCAGCGATTGAGACGCCGCGTCCGGCGCTGGTCATGCGCGGCGGGTGGAAATTCCCGGTGCAGATTTCCGTCCTGTAATTCCGCCGCAATGCCCGGGCGGACGCACGGCGCCACGAGATGTATATTGCGCGCGTCAATTTTCCATCTCGGGGTGGCATTGGGTATCGCGTGCGCCTCGGTCGGTTTGCCACCTGGCCGCAGGCCAAGGCTCCGACAAATAAACTCCGATGGCAAGTGCAAGCCGGCCACAGGGGAATGGAGTGTGCCAAGATCGATGAAAATGCACGGTTTGAGCCGGAATTTTAGCTTGACTTCAAGCAGCCGGTTTTATAAATTGCGTCCCACTTTGAAATATAAAATTACCGCGACATGAAGATTTCCCTTGTTGGACTCGCAGAAGGCGTTCATCACCTTCACTTTGAAGAACAGCCGGCGAGTTGCGGTATCATCGATCATCCCAACCTATTCAATCCGGTGCACATCGAGGTTGACCTGGAGAAACGGGCGGCAAGCCTCTTCTTGCGCAATCGTATTGAGACGGTTGGCCGCTTCCATTGCGATCGTTGCCTGAAAGAAGTGGAGTTGACGATCACCGACATCGGCCGGGTCATTTTCTCCAATGATGAGGAGTTGCGCGCGCTTGCCGAAGACGAAGTGCATCCCCTGGCACAGGACGCGCGGGAGGTGGACATTACCGATGATCTGCGAGACTTGCTGTTGCTGGCGATCCCCGCAAAAATTCTCTGTGCCGAGACCTGCAAGGGGCTTTGCCCGCATTGCGGGGTGGACTTGAATACAGAAACCTGCCGGTGCGGCGCACGACCAATCGATGCGCGCTGGCAGGCATTGCAAAAACTGATCAACTGAAGCGAGGTACTTGTGCCCAATCCGAAACGACGTCACTCCCGCACACGCCGCGACAAACGGCGCACACACTGGAAGCTGGAGGCGGCCAAAATCATCAAATGCAGCCACTGCCATCAACCCAAATTGCCCCATCGTGTCTGCCCAAACTGCGGTTATTATAACGATCGCTCCGTATTTTTGCCGCGCGAGTCAACCTGACCTTTCCCTGCCGCTCACAAAGGAGAAGAACCGTCATTCTTCCACCCGCATCCAACAACGTTCATCACGACACGAAGCGAAACAGCCCGCATGAGATGATTTCAGATAATGTGACAGGATCCCGGCAGAGCCAGCATGCCCTGCCGCCTGGCGCTGGCCGTCAGCAACCCTGTGTCGCGGCGGCGCTGCATGCCGCAGCGTCATGGCACAACAGGAGAGTGTGGCAGCGCATGGCCATAATCCCCCGGGTGAACATGTGCCGGTGTGACCGCGAGGCCACGGCTTGATTTGGTGAAAAGAGGACCCTATGCGGATTGCCCTGGATGCCATGGGAGGAGACTTCGCACCGGCCGCGATCGTGCAAGGTGGTTTGGAAGCGGCACGGCTCAACGATGGCAAATGTGAAATCGTTTTTGTCGGTGATCGGGCTCAAATCGAACAGGAAATCAGCCGTCACCCCCTGCTGACGCGCGGCGACCGGTTGCACTTTTCGATTCATCACGCCTCCGAAAAGATCGAGATGACCGACTCGCCCGCCGCGGCACTGAAGAAGAAAAAAGACGCCTCGATCCTGGTGGCCAATCAGTTGCATCAAAAGCGGCAGGTGGATGCCGTCGTGAGTGCCGGCCACACCGGCGCAGCGATGGCCGCCTCCCTGTTCGTGCTCGGCCGTATCGTCGGCGTCAACCGTCCGGGTATCGGCTCCCTGATTCCCAACGGCAACGGCGTAACCATGTTGATCGATGTGGGCGCCAATGTGGATGCCAAGCCCATCCATCTCCTGCAATATGGCTTGATGGGCAGCATTTTCATGGAACGGGTGGTTGGGTTGGAGCGGCCCAAGGTCGCGTTGCTCAGCATCGGCGAAGAACGCTCCAAGGGGACGGAGGTCACCCGCGAAGCCTATGAGCTGCTGGAGCAGAGCAGCATCAACTTCATCGGCAATGTCGAGGGCCGGGACATTTTGCAGGCGAAGGCGGACGTGGTGGTCTGCGACGGTTTTGTCGGCAACGTCATTTTGAAGTACACCGAAAGCCTCGGCAGTGTTTTCCGCCGCCATATCAAGCGCCAGATCGGAAAGAAAATCTTCCTGAACCTCGGCGCCTTTTTGATGCAGCCCACTTTCAAGGGGCTGCGCAAGATTTTCGACTACGAAGAATACGGCGGCGCACCCCTGCTCGGTGTTGATGGTGTCACCATCATCTGCCACGGTTCCTCCACTCCGAAAGCCATTCGCAACGCCATCCGGGAAGCGATGGCCATGGTGCGCGAAGGCATCAATCAAATCATTCGTCAGGAGCTGGAAGCATTCGAAGTTCGAAAGGGAGTTTCACTCGTTGAACAAGACGCCTAAGTCAATGGTTCTGGGAACGGGGCGGGCCGTCCCCGAACGTGTACTGACCAATGCAGACCTCGAGAAAATGGTGGACACGAGCGATGAATGGATTCGCTCGCGCACCGGCATCGAACGACGTTTCATCGCCGGGCCGGACGATTTGACCTCCAAACTCTGTGCAACAGCCGGCCGCAAAGCGCTGGCCAAGGCCGGGCTGCCCGCGGAAGAATTGGATGCCATCATCATCGGCACCGTGACCGGTGATGCCTATTTCCCTTCGACGGCCTGCTACGTGCAGGAGATGCTGGGCGCCACACGCGCGGCTGCCTTCGATCTCTCTGCCGCCTGCTCCGGTTTCATCTACAGCCTGACCATGGCCGACAGCATGATTGCGGCGGGCAAGGCGCGCCATGTGCTGGTGATTGGCGGTGAAATTTTGAGCCGCATCACCGACTGGACCGACCGCGCCACCTGCGTCCTGTTCGGTGACGGCGCCGGTGCCATGGTGCTCGGTCCGGCGCAGGGCGAGAGCGGCATCCTCGACACCCTCATCAAAAGCGATGGCCGCCTCACCAGCCTGCTGTGCATGATCGGCGGGGGCACGCGCGTGCCCTTTGAAGTCGCGGTCGCGGAAAGAATGTTTCGCATCGAGATGCAAGGTCCGGAAGTGTTCAAACACGCCGTCACCGCGATGGGCGATGCCGCCGCGGGCCTGCTGGAGCGCAACAATCTCACCGGCGAGCAGGTGAATTTGTTGATTCCCCATCAGGCCAATTTGCGCATCATCATGGCCACCGCCAAGCGCGTCAACATGCCGATGGAAAAAGTCTACGTCAATGTGCAAAATTACGGCAACACCTCCGCCGCCTCCATCCCGATCGCCATCGATGAGGCCTTTGAAGTGGGCCGCCTGCATCCGAACGACCTCTGCCTGATGGTGGCTTTTGGGGGCGGTTTCACCTGGGGTTCGGCATTGATTCGGTTTTAGGCCATGCACGCAAAGATCGCCTTTCTTTTCCCGGGACAAGCCTCGCAGTTTGTCGGCATGGCCAGGGACCTCCACGAAGCCTACCCGGTCGCGCGTGACCTGTTCCGGCAGGCCAATGAAGTGCTGGGCTTTGATATTGCGAAAGTTTGTTTCGCAGGTCCGCTGGAAGAATTGACACGCACTTCGATCACGCAGCCGGCCATTCTGATTCACAGCGTGATTGTGGCCCGGTTGCTGCAGGAGCGGGGGATGCTGCCGGCCATGGCCGCCGGTCACAGTCTGGGTGAATATTCCGCGCTGGTGGCGGCGCAGGCCTTGAGTTTTGAAGAAGCCCTGCGGCTGGTGAAGCTGCGCGGGGAGTTGATGGAAGCCGCCGGCCGGAAACAGCCCGGCACCATGGCGGCCATCATGGGCCTGGCGCCGGAGGCGGTCGATGCCGTTTGCCGTGCCGTTACGGAAGAACTGGCGCCGCAGCAACAAGTAGTGCAGGCCGCCAATTTCAATTCGCATGAGCAGACCGTGATTTCCGGCCACCTCGCAGCGGTGGAGAAAGCCATGGCGCTTGCCAAACAGCGCGGCGCCAAGCTGGCGAAATTACTGGTAGTGGGCGGCGCTTTCCACTCACCCTTGATGGCGGGCGCGCGCCAGGGGCTGCAACAGGCCTTGCGGGCGGCGCCTTTCGCTGATGCCCGCTGCCCAATCTACACCAACGTCACCGCCCGGCCCGAACAGGCGGCGGCTGTCCTGCGTGAAAGGCTGGAGCAGCAACTCACCAGCCCGGTGAACTGGGTGGCGACCATCGAAAACATGATTGCGGATGGCGCGCAGCAGTTTTATGAAGTGGGTCCGGGCAAGGTGCTGGCCGGCCTGCTGAAGCGGATCAACAAAGCCCGCACCGCCATCACGGTTGGCACCGTTGCCGAATTGCAGTCGCTGATGCAGACTTGAGGCACTGTATTTCCTGGTGGACGCTTGCGGAAATTTTCCTGCACCGGCGGGCCGTGGCAGCACACGTCTGAGAGTTGGCCGGCACCAGGCGCGAATCGGCGGGCAAATTCTGGCGAAGGCAATAATTGTCGAACAGATACTCACCTGACTTTAGTTGCGCATGATCAACTGATGGCCCTCTTGCAAGACAAAATTGCCATCGTCACCGGCGGCAGCCGTGGCATCGGCAGGGCGATTGCAGTGCGCTTCGCCGCGGCAGGGGCAAAAGTCGTGCTCACCGGCCGCAGCCTGGAATCCGCCGGGAAAGTGGCCGAGGAAATACGCGCGCAGGGCGGGGAGGCGGTGGCGCAGGCGGTGAATGCCGCGGTGGCAGAAGAAGTGGAGGGGCTGATCAAGAGCACGGTGGACCGTTTCGGCCGCCTCGATATTTTGGTCAACAATGCCGGCATCACGCGCGACAATCTGCTGGTGCGCATGCGCGGGGAGGAATGGCAGGAGGTGCTCGACACCAACCTCACCGGCGTGTTCAATCACCTGCGCGCGGCGAGCCGGGTGATGATCCGGCAGCGCAGCGGCAAGATCATCAACATCACTTCCATCGTGGCGCTGATGGGCAACAAGGGGCAGGCGAATTATTGCGCCGCCAAAGCCGGGGTCATCGGTTTGACCAAATCAGCGGCCCGCGAGCTCGCCAGCCGCAACATTCAGGTGAATGCCGTGGCGCCGGGTTTCATTGACACCGACATGACGGCAGTGCTGGGGGAGAGTGTCCGCGAGACGCTGTTACAATCGATTCCTCTCGGCCGCTTGGGAACACCCGGGGAAGTGGCGGGTCTGGTGTTGTTTCTGGCGTCCCCGGAGGCGGATTACATCACCGGCCAGGTGATCAACATCGACGGCGGCATGGTGATGGCATGAGCCGGGATGAGCCGGCAGTCGAATTCCTCTGCAAAACTGCAAACCATTCAGCGTGGTCGTACAATCAACCTTTCAATCAAGAATTGAGGAGTGAAAGCGAATGTCCGATATTGAAAGCAAAGTGAAACAGATCATCGTGGATCAGCTCGGCGTCGATGCCAGCCAGGTTACCAACGAAGCCAGTTTCATCGAGGATCTCGGCGCGGATTCCCTCGACACGGTCGAGCTGGTCATGGCATTCGAAGAGGAATTCGACATCGAAATTCCCGATGAGGAGGCCGAGAAGCTCACCACGGTCGGCCAGGCCCTGGAGTATTTGAAAAAGAAAAAGGCAGCCGCCTGAGCCGGCCGCGGGCCATGGCCGAAGGGCATGGCCACCGCGGGCGCAGAGGCGGCGCCCCGCAAAAAAAAACAGTGAGCACTGTCCCGCCTGCTCACCCGGGCTGTGAGGTTGAACAACGCTGACGCGCAGATGCAAAAAAGACGAGTGGTGGTAACCGGTCTCGGGGCCATCTCGCCGCTGGGAAACAACGTCAAAGACACGTGGGAGAACGCCCTTGCCGGCAAGTCGGGCGTTGCCAGGATCACCCGGTTCGACCCGGAAGCCGTGGCAGTGGAAACCAAGTTTGCCGCGGAGGTAAAGGATTTTGACCCCACGAACTACATTGACCGCAAAGAGGCCCGCCGCATGGATCTCTTCGTGCAATATGCCATGGCGGCGGCCTCCGAGGCCATTGCGTCTGCCCGCCTGCAGCAAGCCGGCATCGATACGAGCCGCGTGGGCGTCATCGTCAGCTCGGGCATCGGCGGCCTGGCCACTCTGGAGCGGGAATTCCAAAAGTGCATGGAAAAAGGTGTTTCCCGTCTCAGCCCGTTTTTCATTCCCATGATGATTTCGGATATGGCCGCCGGCCATATTTCCATTCAATACGGTTTCAAGGGCCCCAACTACGCCATCACCTCCGCCTGCGCCTCCAGCTCGCATGCCGTGTGCGAAGGCTTTCGTACCATCGAGCGTGGCGAGGCCGACATCATGATTTGCGGCGGCAGTGAGGCTGCGATTACGCCCATGGGCATCGGTGGCTTCAACGCCATGAAGGCGCTTTCCACCCGCAATGAGGATCCGCCGCGCGCCAGCCGGCCATTCGACAAGGAGCGCGACGGCTTCGTCATGGGCGAGGGGGCGGGCATCCTGGTGTTGGAGGCCCTGGAGAGTGCCCGCCGCCGCGGCGTCGAGATTCTCGGCGAGATCGTCGGGCTGGGCTCGACCGCGGATGCCTACCACATCACGGCGCCCGCGCCCGGCGGCGAGGGGGCGATACGCGCCATGCGGCAGGCGCTGAAAATGGCCGGCATTTCGCCGGCCGAGGTGCAGCACATCAACGCGCACGGCACCTCCACGCCCGCCAACGACAAAGCCGAAACCGACGCCATCGCGCAGGTGTTTGGCGAGCATGCGTCGCAGCTCAACATCAACTCGACCAAATCGATGCACGGCCATTTGCTCGGCGCCGCGGGCGCCGTCGAGTTGATCCTGACCCTGCTCGCCTGCCGCCACAATGCGATTCCGCCAACGATCAATCAGTTCACCCCCGACCCCGAATGTTACCTGTGCTACACCCCGAATGAAGCGGTTTACCGCGAAGTCGAGTACGCCCTGTCGAATTCCTTCGGGTTCGGGGGACATAACGTGACGATTGCCGTGAGAAAGTTTTCGGACGTTTGATCCCGGCGCCGCGAGCCAGCAGCACGGCCCTCTGCCCCGGCGCCAGCAGAGGGACGACTGGCCGGATCGTCCGCCATCGCTTTTGATTCTATGCTGCTTCGACTCCGACAGCTTTTCAGCAGGAATGGCAAGACCCCGCCAGCGCCTCATCAGGCGCAGATCAAGGAATTCTGTGAGCTGATCGGCTACCGTTTCCGCCGCCGGGAACTGATCACCCAGGCACTCAAGCACCGTTCCTACCTGCCGCAAGTCAACGAGCACCGCTCCCACTCCAATGAACGTCTGGAACTGCTGGGCGACTCCGTGCTCGGCCTGGTGGTCACCGAGTACCTCTATCACAAGTTTCCCGAAAAGGAAGAAGGCGACATCACCGCCATCAAATCGCTGCTGGTGAGCCGCAAGATTCTTACCCGCATTGCCCGCAAGCTCGATCTCGGCAAGTTCATCTTCATGAGTGAATCGGAGGACCTGGCCGGCGGCCGGCTGCGGCCTTCCATCATCGCCGATGCCTATGAAGCGGTCATTGGCGCGGTTTATCTCGATGGCGGTCTCGAACAGGCGCGCAGCTTCGTCAAGCAAACGCTGCTGTGCGATATGGATCAAATTCTCAGTGAGGAACAGCACCGCAACTTCAAAAGCATCCTGCTCGAACTCTCGCAAAGCCGCAATCTGGGCACTCCCTATTACAACGTCCTCTCCGAAGAGGGCCCCGACCACAACAAAATCTTCACCGTGGAAGTCAGAATCCAAAACCGCACCATGGGACTGGGGGTCGGCAATTCCAAGAAACGCGCCGAGCAAAATGCCGCCCAGCATGCTTTGGCGCAATTGACCTGAACCGCATTGCAACCCGTGCCTCCCCCGCCGCCCCTGTCGCCGCACACTGCTGCCCCATGATCTTTGCCCAAAACCCTTCACGCCATGAAAAAAACGCTGATCTGTGCCGCCCTGCTCTGGGCCTTGTGCCCCGTCGCCGCCCGTTCGCAAACACTCTCCGGCTATTACTCCCGCAATGATTTTCTGCTGGCGCCGCCTGCCGCCTTTGATGACGGCCTGCTGGGCTTCACCAATCCTGCGAATGTAGCCATGCTCCGGCAAAGCGAGACGCGTTTTCTTTGGTCAACTGACGGAACGAAGGCCGCTTCTTTCAATGACTGGGGACTTTTCTGGGGCATGCGCGGATTGGGTTTCTCAACACAACGCCGGCACAGCGGCAATTTGGCCGCTACAGATTACAATCTCGCCGGCGGTTTTGGGTCGCGCGCGTTGGCGCTGGGCATGGCTTACAACTGGTCAAGCGGCGATCGTGCTGCGTTCGGCCGCGAGAAGCTGTTCTCTGTCGGGTCGATCCTGCGGCCCTCACGTTTTCTTTCGCTGGGCTTGATCGGCAATTTTTCCACGGAGAGCAGCAACCGTGAAGGCATCGCCGAGATCGGCATTCGCCCACTCGGCACCTCGCGGCTCACGTTGTTTGCTGATGCAGCTTTACAAAACGGCATGTCCCTTTCCGAAGCGCCGTGGAGCGCGGGCGCGGCTTTGCAAGTGTTGGAAGGGATGCATCTCGTGGGGCGAACCTTCGACTCTGAGGCCTTCACGCTGGGCATGACGATCAACTTCGGCAAAAGCGGCATTGGCGGGCAGGCGCACTTTGATGCCGGACGTGATCATTCATACAATTCTTACATGATTCGCGCCGGCGGCGTGAAGCCAAGTGTTGTTTCCGG
Proteins encoded in this window:
- a CDS encoding TonB-dependent receptor; this translates as MRVKQRLRCGQAAGKCLLLILLSAPLPGLAMQGTAAISGIVIDRETNQPLENVAVYLKHSQRGEVTCAAGRFRIEHLPPGEHELILSRQGFQTARQSVKLVAGAEVVVQIALVPRLLTLDEVQVTANRSPAVSAEVATMMSVVTAQDIRRQPIQQTPEVLREQAGVFIQKTNQGGGSASIRGLKANKLLLLVDGIRLNNATYRGGNHQYLNTVEAQALERIEVVHGPVSTLYGSDALGGAVNLITRSPLLPRTGGLSLHGVFAGAVTTADQTQTSHLGLSAAQAGWGVVLDASFKSFGEVTRGRRGGERLMQHLQNDTRVKRRLAVTQAPNGYDTFDLSGKVLVALGAAQELMLAQQSNRQREVPRYDVYEAQTDSLWQYAPQERDLSYLRWRGLYRTFLFDATTLTLSRHRQFERRVRLGFGSTTENHDQYQVVTYGLQVQFNKIAAGRHHVLYGGEFYHDAVRAHSQQISLATGGRTVRSPLYPEGSSFRSLGLFLQAELAWTPRSTVIAGLRWSAYRLQTPARDEAGLAAVTQTPEALTGSLSLKHALSGRVNLVANLAQGFRAPNLDDLSRLGRGKGDLIYEVPNPALQPEQSLSLDGGIKLHAERVQANLIVYYNWLTNLLVRQPTLFAGRPFLVEGTDTLAVYHKANAGRAYTTGFEVEAEVGLARHLAAFGNLSYTYGQNLSQREPLPAIPPMLGLLGLRIEQRRLQAEVFLRFAGAQNRLAGEDKEDLRIPEGGTPGWWTLNARASLTPADLLEFKFGLSNILDWNYREHVSGFNAPGRNFMAGAVVKF
- the ndk gene encoding nucleoside-diphosphate kinase; this encodes MERTLAILKPDCVSAGKMGKVLARIEAAGFRILAMKMVRLTPETAGKFYEVHKERPFYKDLVSFMCSDRVVPLALEKENAVADFRKLIGATDPAQAEPGTIRKDFATSKQNNIVHGSDSPENGRLEVAFFFSEKELLETM
- a CDS encoding DUF177 domain-containing protein, producing the protein MKISLVGLAEGVHHLHFEEQPASCGIIDHPNLFNPVHIEVDLEKRAASLFLRNRIETVGRFHCDRCLKEVELTITDIGRVIFSNDEELRALAEDEVHPLAQDAREVDITDDLRDLLLLAIPAKILCAETCKGLCPHCGVDLNTETCRCGARPIDARWQALQKLIN
- the rpmF gene encoding 50S ribosomal protein L32; this translates as MPNPKRRHSRTRRDKRRTHWKLEAAKIIKCSHCHQPKLPHRVCPNCGYYNDRSVFLPREST
- the plsX gene encoding phosphate acyltransferase PlsX, which gives rise to MRIALDAMGGDFAPAAIVQGGLEAARLNDGKCEIVFVGDRAQIEQEISRHPLLTRGDRLHFSIHHASEKIEMTDSPAAALKKKKDASILVANQLHQKRQVDAVVSAGHTGAAMAASLFVLGRIVGVNRPGIGSLIPNGNGVTMLIDVGANVDAKPIHLLQYGLMGSIFMERVVGLERPKVALLSIGEERSKGTEVTREAYELLEQSSINFIGNVEGRDILQAKADVVVCDGFVGNVILKYTESLGSVFRRHIKRQIGKKIFLNLGAFLMQPTFKGLRKIFDYEEYGGAPLLGVDGVTIICHGSSTPKAIRNAIREAMAMVREGINQIIRQELEAFEVRKGVSLVEQDA
- a CDS encoding ketoacyl-ACP synthase III, whose protein sequence is MVLGTGRAVPERVLTNADLEKMVDTSDEWIRSRTGIERRFIAGPDDLTSKLCATAGRKALAKAGLPAEELDAIIIGTVTGDAYFPSTACYVQEMLGATRAAAFDLSAACSGFIYSLTMADSMIAAGKARHVLVIGGEILSRITDWTDRATCVLFGDGAGAMVLGPAQGESGILDTLIKSDGRLTSLLCMIGGGTRVPFEVAVAERMFRIEMQGPEVFKHAVTAMGDAAAGLLERNNLTGEQVNLLIPHQANLRIIMATAKRVNMPMEKVYVNVQNYGNTSAASIPIAIDEAFEVGRLHPNDLCLMVAFGGGFTWGSALIRF
- the fabD gene encoding ACP S-malonyltransferase, with product MHAKIAFLFPGQASQFVGMARDLHEAYPVARDLFRQANEVLGFDIAKVCFAGPLEELTRTSITQPAILIHSVIVARLLQERGMLPAMAAGHSLGEYSALVAAQALSFEEALRLVKLRGELMEAAGRKQPGTMAAIMGLAPEAVDAVCRAVTEELAPQQQVVQAANFNSHEQTVISGHLAAVEKAMALAKQRGAKLAKLLVVGGAFHSPLMAGARQGLQQALRAAPFADARCPIYTNVTARPEQAAAVLRERLEQQLTSPVNWVATIENMIADGAQQFYEVGPGKVLAGLLKRINKARTAITVGTVAELQSLMQT
- the fabG gene encoding 3-oxoacyl-[acyl-carrier-protein] reductase, yielding MALLQDKIAIVTGGSRGIGRAIAVRFAAAGAKVVLTGRSLESAGKVAEEIRAQGGEAVAQAVNAAVAEEVEGLIKSTVDRFGRLDILVNNAGITRDNLLVRMRGEEWQEVLDTNLTGVFNHLRAASRVMIRQRSGKIINITSIVALMGNKGQANYCAAKAGVIGLTKSAARELASRNIQVNAVAPGFIDTDMTAVLGESVRETLLQSIPLGRLGTPGEVAGLVLFLASPEADYITGQVINIDGGMVMA
- a CDS encoding acyl carrier protein; the encoded protein is MSDIESKVKQIIVDQLGVDASQVTNEASFIEDLGADSLDTVELVMAFEEEFDIEIPDEEAEKLTTVGQALEYLKKKKAAA
- the fabF gene encoding beta-ketoacyl-ACP synthase II — its product is MQKRRVVVTGLGAISPLGNNVKDTWENALAGKSGVARITRFDPEAVAVETKFAAEVKDFDPTNYIDRKEARRMDLFVQYAMAAASEAIASARLQQAGIDTSRVGVIVSSGIGGLATLEREFQKCMEKGVSRLSPFFIPMMISDMAAGHISIQYGFKGPNYAITSACASSSHAVCEGFRTIERGEADIMICGGSEAAITPMGIGGFNAMKALSTRNEDPPRASRPFDKERDGFVMGEGAGILVLEALESARRRGVEILGEIVGLGSTADAYHITAPAPGGEGAIRAMRQALKMAGISPAEVQHINAHGTSTPANDKAETDAIAQVFGEHASQLNINSTKSMHGHLLGAAGAVELILTLLACRHNAIPPTINQFTPDPECYLCYTPNEAVYREVEYALSNSFGFGGHNVTIAVRKFSDV
- the rnc gene encoding ribonuclease III codes for the protein MLLRLRQLFSRNGKTPPAPHQAQIKEFCELIGYRFRRRELITQALKHRSYLPQVNEHRSHSNERLELLGDSVLGLVVTEYLYHKFPEKEEGDITAIKSLLVSRKILTRIARKLDLGKFIFMSESEDLAGGRLRPSIIADAYEAVIGAVYLDGGLEQARSFVKQTLLCDMDQILSEEQHRNFKSILLELSQSRNLGTPYYNVLSEEGPDHNKIFTVEVRIQNRTMGLGVGNSKKRAEQNAAQHALAQLT